Proteins from a single region of Ogataea parapolymorpha DL-1 chromosome IV, whole genome shotgun sequence:
- a CDS encoding putative secreted protein: MPVVRVLGPMLASIALSWASASLALALVVLAYSRSVPLILITALEYSAGLFQIACLWNTNHYLNGACVLINLLSIPVVIYWLETVLDAPSKRKHIELAMLTTYILSCLFKLTAGRRLAKLPDPEANIRNKHSAQTLVDEMAEKVMDFHCQKSLDPLLPEELHDQHSKQDSEKSEKSTDRNVSSESFHFHYKADIHPQQHLESEVPRMLPQLEETLAPVSCSSAELENITEIPKPHWASPADPGLNHISLEAWNQHSRQWHEEQQLWGNNFFKRPDLTRSFSDPSSVLTDYHSQGTQSRSRSSTITRHSRVSPSRSIRKAPSLHSTSSSPLKRLRSLKFKKPLGHSQSQPELNFEFLKSLQTSPIRTHQHQKTLSSNFKTPCNSPVKSVAGVSLRLLNESHTPESQLSNRSNESSVPSVVVGAYDREKWHAIKNQLMLEAQANTGPSVEERSPLWSSA; this comes from the coding sequence ATGCCCGTCGTGAGAGTACTTGGCCCCATGCTCGCCTCAATTGCGCTTTCATGGGCCTCTGCATCTCTGGCTCTTGCTTTGGTGGTCCTCGCGTACTCTCGATCTGTGCCACTTATCCTGATCACAGCTCTGGAATACTCAGCTGGACTGTTTCAAATTGCTTGCCTGTGGAACACCAACCACTACCTCAACGGTGCATGTGTGCTGATAAATCTCCTGTCCATCCCTGTCGTGATATACTGGCTGGAAACCGTGCTCGACGCTCCATCCAAACGCAAACACATAGAGCTTGCCATGCTCACCACATACATTCTATCGTGTCTCTTCAAGCTGACAGCCGGCCGCCGGTTGGCAAAACTTCCCGACCCAGAAGCAAACATCAGAAACAAACACTCTGCACAGACTttggtggacgagatggCAGAGAAAGTCATGGACTTCCACTGCCAGAAATCTCTCGACCCGTTGCTACCAGAAGAATTACACGATCAACATTCTAAGCAGGACTcagaaaaatcagaaaaatCTACCGACCGCAACGTCTCGTCCGAATCTTTCCACTTCCACTACAAGGCTGACATCCACCCACAGCAGCATCTGGAGTCGGAAGTGCCACGAATGCTACCACAGCTCGAAGAAACTCTGGCACCAGTGTCATGTTCCTCTGCAGAACTCGAAAACATCACAGAAATACCAAAACCACACTGGGCCAGCCCAGCAGATCCAGGTCTCAACCACATTTCTCTTGAGGCATGGAATCAGCATTCTCGTCAGTGGCACgaggaacagcagctctggggaaataattttttcaagcgGCCGGATCTCACCAGATCGTTCAGCGACCCTTCTTCGGTGCTGACAGACTACCATTCGCAGGGCACTCAGTCACGGTCCAGATCTTCCACCATCACCAGACATTCGCGTGTGTCGCCGTCCAGGTCGATCCGCAAAGCGCCTTCGTTGCACTCGACATCCAGCAGTCCGCTCAAGAGACTGCGCAGtctcaaattcaaaaaacCTCTTGGCCATTCCCAATCGCAGCCAGAACTCAACTTCGAGTTCCTCAAATCGCTCCAAACGTCTCCAATCCGCACACACCAGCATCAAAAGACGCTTTCATCAAACTTCAAAACGCCCTGCAACTCGCCGGTCAAATCGGTTGCAGGCGTGTCTCTACGGCTTCTGAACGAAAGCCACACCCCAGAGAGCCAACTAAGTAACCGCTCCAACGAGAGCAGCGTGCCATCCGTGGTGGTCGGGGCCTACGACCGCGAAAAATGGCACGCGATAAAAAACCAACTCATGCTTGAGGCCCAAGCTAATACGGGCCCAAGCGTGGAGGAACGCTCTCCTTTATGGAGTTCTGCATAA
- a CDS encoding nucleoporin, with translation MAVNKTSVDKPESAVDLNWTFRHAYLTLLNGASDSSASSFLGRFLELNKKHLLAKNLPFQNKTSKSATDDFEIGSHIVKNKLTSKQQKTVSEISTALRLDIHEVARIVQITTERIPDESEIDSADKSLFQLTESHDDAALFYSNVIKESRAVLKTLLYLIKNEHSLSSDLQDICYEIKQNGYDLLQSYIESLVEWNKTPIEVSQKSLQVELELLVLDVLNLILYLIFKTGTGFTKGTAMKWFRLMKDSNYCGLSRICEDESNDRVTTFEGLCTVLSLVMLDLDFNFGALTDEDSFTNDPEIMQDINDCLLTSHANSIVLYAWSIILHRKHLVISNNPSHPVSLQLIEKFGGLENLQKIYLTCAKRAEELDVCASMIRCHEILSYDSLYDAILAAFVVAFVPYIQLNENITLAIRKIMTNAPDRIVERFFLNPATEDLMAIARAKLPLSIKSFIRLVGINSNLAYEELANLKSYMEVFKEEDFYYKYLIDDENPQLIKLTQDLDVLPPYETPGELSLLLKEGTKAQIFPGANKDDVVVAFLYDYNGWTLLGRILNNLSKKLDSDPEKVDLASEIFQLMTKISQELEKDKFDEVIKAMSLLADDRDVIEVIFRILEQALQLRNVHLLQSGYDLLSSLSICGYSFRIWSYLYKSQLLGLKANAGLASTILGTVEMVEWKYGFTLSLLRLTNSILDDCLVISDDVNWKLKSEVLDRLVAHCIHVYENFLHWMFADDVQRLQIGTYAQLVFVKIIVSLYGIDNGTDPRAKVTRVFAQSCERITRMFLVPDIQVSRTSKPILETFSSLSHAVMDIDTSGLSGLWQQRFIDGMFEFATTLISIRSACQGTLASAFEMDLYSIIPRLVDLYAGTMNQRANVLNLLSSLVSTSWEKEPPSLLTHLGQEHTQLLLKCLAVDMANEFETHEMKTALFRFFSSVMEGDQEGLSIVFITGRNIKDCILDEKKSLSKEDKLKKSQLSLLKILKALISKISVYPSNVSLNLVEALALAFNSWTTAKEDDDDEKFVMSIISELSSFPKPLSIDDGEAMKEYFYQVNIMAKMAEIVSLYLFVSQNNANKTKIYQLLNSQDFISQLKDKFELEDGSLSPTENELKEFTIDGMNFRLSQFERTSYFVKEAYGEDSSHALELMDKLFRKNAKWEVVRNQVVANSLSFQLVSARVTAAKSFGALVTCFCKNNAAEINSQYISLATTLLKINDQEGILSPNFAIIYQERIDLAFFICLTFSKRKENKFDDKIVFSLISSACQLLVSNDIDLLGGLLSFENQNYRPLLRTLLIALGMIKEDTMLFMEYGATFVDIFNAVIAKSVKTIFKSIQNEVMSSRKTDYGNSLLICKQADDLSLIISLLNTLVNKHLPRDLEISIAKCVIDSGLFRSTANLYSCSHLIKINKEAVFSEISLKIINELVQLKPVAEKLLANGLFMVLVDSQISVQIQKGGVSPVVPSTARLHQIWVDGLLSTVLTLVTTFGEKLSSEIYLFVKSFSKQFQSTLSGWLESTTPISLPIVHETSQIIFLAKALNLLDIYENVASNSDSVKLIPGLDTKEERLNLVNGLNYLISHPKFLSSRIVASSLEEQRLLDSDEKYKFVDRLLDEIKQLKDMLLE, from the coding sequence ATGGCTGTCAACAAGACGAGCGTTGATAAACCTGAGTCGGCAGTTGATCTAAACTGGACGTTTCGGCACGCATATCTGACACTGCTCAATGGTGCTTCGGATTCTTCTGCGTCGTCATTTTTAGGCAGGTTTCTCGAACTAAATAAGAAACACCTTTTGGCCAAGAACCTGCCGTTCCAAAACAAAACGTCCAAGAGCGCTACAGATGACTTTGAAATTGGGTCACATattgtgaaaaataagTTGACTTccaagcagcagaaaacTGTTTCCGAGATCTCAACGGCACTGCGTCTTGACATCCATGAAGTCGCTCGGATCGTTCAGATCACTACTGAGAGAATCCCCGACGAAAGTGAAATTGATAGCGCGGACAAATCATTATTCCAGTTAACAGAAAGTCATGACGATGCTGCGCTTTTCTATTCCAATGTGATCAAGGAGTCCAGGGCAGTCTTGAAAACGCTCCTGTATTTAATAAAAAACGAACATTCGTTGTCTTCCGATCTGCAAGACATTTGCTACGAAATCAAGCAGAATGGCTACGATCTTCTCCAGTCCTATATTGAGTCCTTGGTGGAGTGGAACAAAACACCGATTGAGGTTTCCCAGAAAAGCCTGCAAGTGGAGCTTGAACTACTGGTGCTGGATGTGCTGAATCTGATTCTATACCTTATATTCAAAACTGGCACTGGATTCACCAAAGGTACAGCGATGAAGTGGTTCAGATTAATGAAAGATTCCAATTACTGTGGTCTTTCTCGTATTTGTGAAGATGAAAGTAACGACAGGGTGACGACCTTTGAGGGCCTTTGCACTGTTCTGTCTCTAGTGATGCTGGACCTCGatttcaattttggagcGCTAACAGACGAGGACTCATTCACGAATGACCCAGAAATAATGCAAGACATTAATGACTGCTTATTGACAAGTCATGCAAATTCCATCGTCTTGTACGCTTGGAGCATCATCTTGCATAGAAAGCATTTGGTGATATCCAATAATCCAAGCCATCCAGTTAGTCTTCAGTTGATTGAAAAGTTTGGCGGGCTTGAAAATCTGCAAAAGATTTACTTGACGTGCGCTAAAAGAGCCGAGGAACTTGACGTATGTGCATCCATGATCAGATGCCATGAAATACTGTCGTACGATAGTCTTTATGATGCCATTTTGGCGGCCTTTGTTGTTGCCTTTGTTCCCTACATCCAGCTTAACGAGAACATTACTCTTGCGATCAGAAAAATAATGACTAATGCCCCAGACAGAATAGTCGAGAGATTTTTCCTCAACCCGGCTACAGAAGACTTGATGGCCATTGCTCGAGCCAAGCTGCCTTTATCAATCAAGTCCTTTATCCGTCTTGTCGGAATAAATTCAAACCTTGCTTATGAAGAGCTCGCTAATCTCAAGTCTTATATGGAGGTGTTCAAAGAAGAGGACTTTTATTACAAGTATCTCATAGATGACGAAAATCCCCAATTAATCAAGCTTACTCAAGATCTTGATGTCCTGCCCCCATACGAAACTCCTGGAGAACTGTCATTGCTGCTAAAAGAGGGCACAAAAGCTCAAATCTTTCCAGGAGCAaacaaggacgacgtggTTGTCGCGTTTCTTTACGATTACAATGGATGGACCTTACTGGGTAGAATACTGAATAACCTGTCAAAGAAATTGGATAGTGACCCTGAGAAGGTTGATCTAGCGTCCGAAATTTTCCAGCTAATGACCAAGATCTcgcaggagctggagaaagacaAATTTGACGAAGTCATAAAAGCAATGAGTCTGTTGGCCGACGATCGTGATGTAATAGAGGTCATTTTCCGTATTCTGGAGCAAGCACTCCAGTTGAGAAATGTTCATTTGTTGCAATCTGGATACGATCTTCTGTCCTCTCTCTCTATCTGCGGATATTCATTCAGGATATGGTCATATCTCTATAAGTCGCAACTTCTTGGGTTGAAAGCTAATGCTGGCTTAGCAAGTACCATTTTGGGAACAGTTGAGATGGTTGAGTGGAAGTATGGGTTCACATTGTCACTATTGAGACTCACAAATTCCATACTGGACGATTGTTTAGTCATTTCCGATGACGTCAATTGGAAGCTGAAGTCTGAGGTGCTAGATCGGCTAGTGGCGCACTGCATACATGTTTACGAAAACTTCCTACACTGGATGTTTGCTGATGACGTTCAGAGACTACAAATTGGAACTTATGCTCAGTTAGTTTTTGTGAAAATCATTGTTTCCCTTTATGGGATTGATAATGGAACAGACCCAAGAGCAAAAGTGACGCGTGTATTTGCACAGTCTTGCGAGAGAATCACAAGGATGTTTTTGGTTCCTGATATTCAAGTTTCAAGAACCTCCAAGCCAATTTTGGAGACCTTTAGTTCACTTTCTCACGCAGTCATGGACATTGACACATCTGGTCTGTCTGGCCTTTGGCAGCAAAGGTTCATTGACGGTATGTTCGAGTTTGCTACGACTTTAATATCCATTAGAAGTGCCTGCCAAGGGACTCTTGCATCCGCATTTGAGATGGATCTTTATTCTATAATCCCAAGGTTGGTCGATTTGTATGCTGGCACAATGAATCAGCGTGCAAATGTTTTGAATTTGTTATCAAGTCTTGTCAGCACGAGCTGGGAAAAAGAGCCGCCATCTCTTCTCACCCACCTTGGACAGGAACATACTCAACTTCTGCTTAAATGTCTAGCCGTGGACATGGCGAACGAGTTTGAGACTCATGAAATGAAAACAGCACTTTTCAGATTTTTCTCCTCAGTCATGGAAGGGGATCAAGAAGGACTGTCGATTGTTTTTATCACTGGGCGCAATATCAAGGATTGCATTTTagacgagaagaagagcctCAGCAAGGAAGATAAACTTAAGAAGTCGCAACTGTCGCTTCTAaagattttgaaagcattgatttccaaaatctctGTTTATCCAAGCAACGTGTCGCTGAATTTGGTGGAAGCTCTTGCTCTTGCGTTTAACTCATGGACTACTGCCAAAGAagatgatgacgatgagAAATTTGTGATGAGCATCATCAGCGAGTTGAGCTCGTTCCCAAAGCCATTATCAATTGATGATGGCGAGGCTATGAAGGAGTATTTCTACCAGGTCAACATAATGGCAAAAATGGCCGAGATTGTGTCCCTATACCTTTTTGTTTCCCAAAACAATGCCAACAAAACAAAGATCTATCAACTCTTGAATTCCCAAGATTTCATCTCACAGCTTAAGGATAagtttgagcttgaagaCGGCTCACTCTCTCCGACAGAAAACGAATTGAAAGAGTTTACCATAGACGGAATGAATTTCAGGCTTTCACAATTTGAAAGAACTTCATATTTCGTCAAAGAAGCTTACGGTGAAGATTCCTCGCATGCTCTGGAACTAATGGACAAGCTATTCAGAAAAAATGCAAAATGGGAGGTAGTGAGAAATCAAGTTGTTGCCAACAGCCTAAGTTTCCAGCTGGTTTCTGCGCGCGTCACGGCTGCTAAATCCTTTGGTGCCTTGGTCACATGCTTCTGCAAGAACAACGCAGCTGAGATCAATTCGCAGTATATTTCTCTCGCTACAACGCTTCTAAAAATCAACGATCAAGAAGGAATACTCTCACCAAACTTTGCCATTATATACCAGGAACGCATCGATTTGGCATTTTTCATTTGCCTAACTTTCTCCAAACGCAAGGAAAACAAATTCGACGATAAGATAGTGTTTTCCTTAATTTCCTCTGCCTGTCAACTCCTTGTGTCCAACGATATCGATTTGCTAGGTGGACTCCTCAGCTTTGAAAACCAAAACTACCGTCCGCTATTGAGGACTCTCCTGATAGCCCTTGGTATGATCAAAGAGGACACAATGCTTTTCATGGAATATGGAGCTACATTCGTGGACATTTTCAATGCAGTCATTGCCAAATCTGTGAAAACGATATTCAAGTCCATTCAAAATGAAGTGATGTCTTCGAGAAAAACCGACTATGGAAACTCTTTGCTTATCTGCAAGCAAGCAGATGACCTTTCGCTGATTATCAGTCTGCTGAACACGCTAGTCAACAAGCATCTTCCTCGTGACCTGGAAATTTCCATCGCCAAGTGTGTGATAGATTCTGGCCTCTTCAGATCCACTGCGAATCTTTACTCCTGCTCCCATCTAatcaagatcaacaaggaaGCGGTGTTTTCGGAAATCTCCCTTaagatcatcaacgagCTTGTGCAATTGAAACCCGTGGCGGAGAAGTTATTGGCGAATGGATTATTTATGGTTCTTGTTGATTCACAGATATCGGTGCAAATTCAAAAAGGCGGTGTTTCTCCTGTTGTTCCTTCCACAGCCAGGTTGCACCAAATATGGGTTGACGGTCTTTTATCGACCGTCTTGACTTTAGTCACGACATTTGGTGAGAAATTATCATCTGAGATCTACCTGTTTGTTAAATCATTTTCCAAACAGTTCCAGAGTACTCTATCTGGATGGTTAGAGTCTACCACGCCTATTAGTCTTCCAATAGTCCACGAAACCTCccaaattattttcttggccaaaGCTCTCAATCTTCTAGACATCTACGAGAACGTGGCTTCCAATTCCGATTCTGTCAAGCTGATTCCCGGTCTGGATACTAAAGAGGAACGCCTCAATCTTGTCAATGGCCTGAACTATCTTATTTCGCATCCAAAGTTCCTTTCTTCGAGAATTGTGGCATCTAGTCTCGAAGAGCAAAGATTGCTTGACTCagatgaaaaatataaattTGTGGATCGACTACTTGATGAAATCAAACAGCTGAAAGATATGTTATTAGAATAA
- a CDS encoding Inorganic pyrophosphatase, mitochondrial: MLKLSRALSSVVSGTRNSPSFKTYLRLKDGKIGSFFHDVPLGLDKQKRIANMVVEIPRWVNAKYEISKDFKANPIVQDTKKGKLRYLNNIYPNHGVPHNYGAFPQTWESPLESSSLVNQNILGDNDPLDVIDIGRFVSSTGTVKPVKILGSLALVDDGELDWKVVVIDTNDPFAAELNDIKDVYEKMPGVLENLKRWFEVYKIPTGKEPNSFLFDGNYKDTEFTLKVVQECHENWYKLVMGELHGDNLPSTENATLPHTKGNTVFDVEIEVSQKAEQVPPEVNDMSFIK, translated from the coding sequence ATGCTTAAATTATCGAGAGCCTTAAGCTCAGTGGTATCTGGCACACGCAATTCGCCTAGTTTTAAGACATATTTGAGATTAAAGGATGGCAAAATCGGGTCGTTTTTCCATGATGTCCCATTGGGCCTAGACAAACAAAAGCGTATCGCTAATATGGTGGTGGAGATCCCAAGATGGGTCAATGCTAAATACGAAATCTCCAAGGACTTCAAGGCTAATCCTATCGTTCAGGACACTAAAAAAGGCAAGCTAAGATACCTTAACAATATTTATCCGAATCATGGAGTACCACACAACTACGGTGCCTTTCCGCAAACTTGGGAGTCTCCGCTGGAGTCATCGTCGCTGGTGAATCAAAATATCTTAGGAGACAACGATCCACTGGATGTCATTGATATCGGCCGTTTTGTATCTTCCACGGGGACGGTCAAGCCAGTAAAGATTCTGGGCTCGCTCGCCTTGGTTGACGACGGCGAGTTGGACTGGAAAGTGGTTGTCATCGATACAAACGACCCGTTCGCTGCCGAGTTGAACGACATTAAAGACGTGTATGAGAAAATGCCAGGAGTCTTGGAGAACTTGAAAAGATGGTTTGAGGTATACAAGATCCCAACAGGCAAGGAGCCAAATTCCTTCCTGTTTGATGGCAATTACAAGGATACGGAATTCACCCTTAAAGTTGTGCAAGAGTGCCACGAAAACTGGTACAAGCTGGTCATGGGTGAGCTTCATGGGGACAATCTACCATCAACAGAGAACGCTACATTGCCGCATACCAAAGGTAACACTGTGTTTGATGTCGAAATTGAAGTTTCGCAGAAAGCAGAACAAGTGCCACCAGAAGTCAATGACATGAGCTTCATCAAGTAG